The Novosphingobium kaempferiae genome includes a window with the following:
- a CDS encoding DUF1427 family protein has protein sequence MKPYLLSLAAGLLVGIVYSLLGVRSPAPPTIALIGLLGILLGEQIIPLAGRIIAKKDVAEFVMTECRDHVLGRLPGDDAEKRDA, from the coding sequence ATGAAACCCTACCTTCTCTCGCTCGCCGCCGGACTGCTGGTGGGCATCGTCTACAGTCTCCTCGGCGTCCGTTCGCCCGCCCCGCCGACGATCGCGCTGATCGGCCTGCTGGGCATCCTGCTCGGCGAACAGATCATCCCGCTCGCCGGCAGGATCATTGCGAAGAAGGACGTCGCCGAGTTCGTCATGACCGAGTGTCGCGACCACGTTCTCGGCCGCCTTCCGGGCGATGACGCCGAAAAGCGCGACGCATGA
- a CDS encoding alpha/beta fold hydrolase: MAYVTTSDGVEIFYKDWGPKDAQPIVFHHGWPLSSDDWDTQMLFFLANGYRVIAHDRRGHGRSAQVSDGHDMAHYAADAAAVMEHLDLRNAVHIGHSTGGGEVAAYVARYGIPQGRVAKAVLVSAVPPIMLKTERYPGGLPIEVFDGLRSALAANRAQFFRDVAAGPFYGFNREGAKVLEPVIDNWWRQGMMGSAKAHYEGIKAFSETDQTDDLTAITVPTLVLHGDDDQVVPYKNAGVLQAEILPNATLKIYEGFPHGMLTVNADTINPDLLAFVRS, from the coding sequence GGACTGGGGTCCGAAGGACGCGCAGCCGATCGTCTTCCACCACGGCTGGCCCCTTTCGTCGGATGACTGGGACACGCAGATGCTGTTCTTCCTGGCCAACGGATACCGCGTGATCGCCCACGACCGCCGCGGCCACGGCCGCTCCGCACAGGTCAGCGACGGGCACGACATGGCGCATTACGCGGCCGATGCGGCGGCGGTGATGGAGCACCTCGACCTGCGCAATGCCGTGCACATCGGCCACTCCACCGGCGGCGGCGAAGTGGCGGCCTATGTCGCCCGCTACGGCATCCCGCAGGGCCGCGTCGCCAAGGCCGTTCTGGTCAGCGCCGTGCCGCCTATCATGCTGAAAACGGAGCGTTATCCGGGCGGTCTGCCGATCGAGGTGTTCGACGGCCTGCGCTCCGCCCTCGCCGCCAACCGCGCCCAGTTCTTCCGCGATGTCGCCGCCGGTCCTTTCTACGGCTTCAACCGCGAAGGCGCCAAGGTGCTCGAACCGGTCATCGACAACTGGTGGCGTCAGGGCATGATGGGCAGCGCCAAGGCCCACTACGAGGGCATCAAGGCCTTCTCTGAAACCGACCAGACCGACGACCTGACCGCCATCACCGTGCCCACCCTCGTCCTCCACGGTGATGACGACCAGGTGGTGCCGTACAAGAACGCGGGCGTCCTCCAGGCCGAGATCCTGCCGAACGCGACCCTCAAGATCTACGAGGGCTTCCCGCACGGCATGCTCACCGTGAACGCCGACACCATCAACCCCGACCTGCTCGCCTTCGTGCGCAGCTGA